The genomic region tgttgagccatcaatgtggcaatatttgttttttaattaattataaaaattccaagcgccacagaagtgctcgtccccacagtcatgtacagagggaaagtgctttattttgagctcacaaacaggtttttctaccatttcaaatacaataatgtatgcataactatcaaatatataatgtaaatgacataaaaaaaccaaatgctaaataaatattataacatttttaatgaatgtagttgtcccctggtgttgtgtcactggtgttacctttaacaaaaatctcttattttgaaagaaaaaatcacactgatgacatcacttgacttccttctttctgtttcctgaagatcaatgaagaaaggccaatggaaagtccactatctcttttcagttatcagatattttaattataaaatcatattttcatacgaagcttttagttgaagtcactggtgtgacctactttattgctagggaattttaaaaaactagaatacaaatggattaaattacttgatttagtgaatatatcataatttacaacatgtggattgattccttgcagcagccattttgtaaaatgcatttttcatgaaaaatgtcactggtgttactgtcactggtgttacctttttatgaaaatatcacTGGTGGTaccgtcactggtgttacccgtttttagataaactttatttaaagctattcatttagttcttttgcataaaaaaagcactaagattacatgattctaacttttctttctcattgttaatcctcctttggtcagatatggctaaattaaggggatttggctaaattcagtgcagcgactttacagacagttttaaaatgttgtttataatcttttactgactgctttcactaagtgtcaatgacagtcttttattgtacaacaaatgtaaaaatttagtccAAACTACTTAATTATAGTTGAAAAATTAAGGATCTTTGGTCCTATGTATAcgtcactggtgattcattgtgtcactggtgttactgttttttgtctgtcacattaaataaaatgtcatatgtgacatgataataattttacattcattgaattctgctacactcaagaattaagatgtaaaggattgtatcattacttgtttattattgtttttcaaatatttttattgttatagcaaatacatggttgcgcaattgaattaacatcattcaatcacacttttaacaaacctgattaaaataaataacacacaatctccttattttttgcattatcattattattctgtaactctgactgcatgtgctgaaaaaaaaaagagaaatcatttcataaaaatgtttaaaaatgccagagaagtaaggtaacaccagtgacaaaaagaggggacatgcagtttttaaataaatgtacaaaaaaaataaaaaatcattaagctgtcatttatgtgtattcataaagtccaagtgtaatataataatgtggtctaagtttaaatgttaaaaaaagaagtacattttaagacattttgtcatacctaaagtggacgtttctgtagaatgacccttTTATGTTCTTGGCACATGCAGTGCactataattattatttcaatTACCTTGTAGCTATTACTTCAAGAGCACATTTTACACACTTTTCTCATTATAGACACTGCATTGCATTGAGGTTAATGTCGCAGAAGTCCACTTCTACTTGAACTGATTCATGGATTTGTATGTGATTTCTCAATAATAATCGATATCATTATGAAAACATCTCAGTTGCAATATATCTACAGTTGCATTCTGGTTatccagacagcaacatagtgtggcccagatccagcccacatctggtacatgtggattacacgcggaccagatgtgggccggatctggcccgtcactatgttgctgtctgggcgCATTTATTGGTAGCTCTGTTTGATTTCATcttgatttttgtgtgtgtggtgttcACTGGATCTGCTATAACAACTGTCCCTTTCTGGCTTTTGAGTCCTAGTTTGGCACAAGTTGTGTTCTTTGTTACCCATGCATCCCTTTGCTTTGTAGTTAACGTAATAGTAACTTCCTgctaaatgtctttaaatgtaaaaattgttTGTTGTACTCATCGGCCAGGCTGTTATTTGTCCATTTTGAGGCTATCAGCAATGGTTAATAACTAAGTTGGCTTTATCAATAACCAGCCAACCTTTGTTAATAACCAGCCTTGTCAATAAACACTTAacaatttctatttttaaataacactaacattcaaaagcttgggggtcagtaagatatttttatttttattttttacttctatttagcaaggatgaattacattgattttatgtatattattttgtattttctatTAAACCAAAGGCtgcacaaaatattaagcagcaccactgttttcaacaatgcTAAAATTAGAAAAcgtttcacccaaaaatgaaaattatgtcatttaccctcatgtcgtaaTTAAGATACTtaacacaaattaggatatttttgatgaaatccgatggctcagtgaggccagtAAGGTCACCGAATTTCTAAAGATCCAGAAaggttatatttaaaacagttcatgcaagtttaatattaatattataaaaaaaaaatcagccatcactagatattgttgaaaagtcgttatttagtttttttagcgcacaaaaagtattctctgtgctttataatattaaggtagaaccactgtactcacatgaaccgatttagaTGTAGTGTTTTCTGATTtagtgtttttagtacctttctggatcttgagaggttcgaTGACATTGCTTGCGATGCAGGTcacactgagccatcagatttcatcaaacataccttaatttgtgttctgaagatgaacgaaggtcttatgggtgtggaacaacatgaagataagtaataaatgacagaatttcaggACTGAGTGTTGCTGGGAACTGAAGTGGTCAGCAGTTGTAATGAAGTGTCTTGACTCAGTGTGTTGAGTATATAGACAGACTCAagggttaatttttttttttagtgctgACATTGTTTTTCATGTGCTTTGTTACAGATCTGGAAGTATTTCGACCAACTGGGGTCAGATCAGTGACTTTGTCAAAAGTCTTACAGAGAaatttctgaggtaaatattctttctttcttttctaaTATTGAGTTTGTGTGATTAATGCTACCAAACAAGTCAGCTGTACAATAATGGCCAATCCTCCACATCAAAGGAAGTCATCCATAACAACTCGAGTCAAAGCTAAATGCTAACTTGGCTACACAACAGCTACTCATCCGGTTCCTAGATGGCCCAACATTCgggagaaaaaacaaaacataataaaatgtattaaaaaaggcTTTCCACATGGTTAAGAAGTGTGTTTATGAACATTTGTGACCTTTCTTccagaagcgcatttgtgaggtcaggcagtgatgttggcgaggaggcctggctcacagtctatGTGTATAACTAGAATTTGCAGCTTGATTTTTCTATTTGTCACTCATCTACAGCGTTTTatcatttttctcatattttttttttttcattccagTCCAAATATGCGAGTGTCCTTCATAGTGTTTTCATCAAGAGCAGAGATTGTGTTACCGCTCACTGGAGACAGGTATGAAATCATGCTTGTGTGAAGTATTTGCAGTCCATAGTGTAAGAAAGCTAGTGTTTGCGTTGTGTAGTACATTAACCACAAGTAAATATTTATGGTGTAAAGGTTTCCTTCATGAAGAGAGGGTTCAGTGACATGACAATTGCATAATATTGTATGCATAACATTTAGTGGAATACTCTGATCAGAATATTCCTTGCTTTTCATTATCAGGGGAAAAATTAATGTTGGCCTGAGGATTTTAAATGAGGTCCGAACAGCAGGAGAAACCTACATGCATGAAGGATTAAAACTGGTaatatgtattcatttatttattatttttactttacatgAACAGTGGAATGAAAtgtgaattaaaattaatttatataaaacgTATATAAAAGCTTTTTTCACGTTGTGAGGACAACACAGGAGTGTATGAAATACTCAACACTCAAGTCTGCGTGTATTTCCTGTACTTTAGTCTTGTACTTAGGCCTGTCACGATAACTACTTTTTGTTGTGTGATATATTGTTCCAGAAATAATTGCGATAAACGATAATATTGGTATTTTAAGACCATTTTATGCCACTAGTATATAATCATAATATAACAGCATAATAATGCAAGTTGTTGAAGGATCAACAAATGTAAAATCCTAAATAAAAAACTTGAACAAATggtaaatattttctaaaaaaagtgtaacaagtgaaaaaacaaaaaactgcaaATGCACAAAAGGCACTAGATAATTTTCCATTCACAGAATTTTCCCTGACCTTCTTTTCTCAGTAAAGTAAGGGTGCACTactgctgaaaacacaaacCCTACTTAGCAGTCAGATGTCCGTATGAACGAAGACATTTATATTTGCACCGGAATAGTGGATTGCGGCTTTGAAATTGAGAACATTCAGACATGTTCTTCCAAACTGTCTGTAGTTGTCAGGAAAACACTATAATGCTTcaaataactattttttttttaacctgtcGATGACTGCTCTGTGTAGGAACTGCAGATGACATGACAGCAAGATTAGCAAAATGTTGGTGACATTCATTATCATGTAAACATAATGGGCGATATATTGCGTCACCAAAAATGATTGAGGTCATGTACATACATTGCGCAATAAGTTGATATATTGATTACTGCGACAGGCCTACTTGtacaagaataaaataaataaaatggtaaacTTTTTGGTTCCTCTTGTGAACATAATAAGGCATAATTACATCTTTCTAAATAAACACACCACATTCAGTGTCCTGGATCTGGGATTCTGTGTAAGTCTTTATTACAATGATagatacattatatatttttacatatactGTGCATTCTTATCCCTGCAGTTTTTGAGAAAATAGATACGTTTCTAATGACTCTTCCTTCTTTCCAGGCATCTCAACAAATTAAAGAACAGCTTAAAAATTCCTCTAGTATCATTGTGGTGTTGACTGATGGAAAGCTTGAGAGATATATCCATCAACTCAGTAAGGATGAGGTGAGCTGGTATCTAACactttacatatttttatacttttatggCAACAAATGATTATGTTCTTATGACTGCATGTTGTATATATAGGCCAGTACTGCAAGGAAGTATGGGGCTCGTGTGTACTGTGTTGGCGTAAAGGACTTTGATGAAGAACAGGTAATATTGGTAACCAGCAGATTTTAAAATAGTGTGTATTTCACATGTATGCACAGAATCCATGTGCAGTTAACACTTAAAATGATCTCCTGTTATTATTATCTTTCTATTTGCCTGCCAACAGCTCGCTGAAGTAGCTGGTACCAAGGAGCATGTGTTTCCAGTCAGAGGTGGATTTGAAGCTCTCAAAGGCATCATTAACTCGGTAAGTTCTCCACGCCAGGGGCACCCATCCCAAAAGATGTGATACATGCCTCTGTGCTTTAG from Megalobrama amblycephala isolate DHTTF-2021 linkage group LG7, ASM1881202v1, whole genome shotgun sequence harbors:
- the LOC125271277 gene encoding anthrax toxin receptor 2-like is translated as MTKKTLWTTATLFFCFCFSSFKAESPSCHGAYDLYFVLDQSGSISTNWGQISDFVKSLTEKFLSPNMRVSFIVFSSRAEIVLPLTGDRGKINVGLRILNEVRTAGETYMHEGLKLASQQIKEQLKNSSSIIVVLTDGKLERYIHQLSKDEASTARKYGARVYCVGVKDFDEEQLAEVAGTKEHVFPVRGGFEALKGIINSILKQSCTESLSDVNVNQGASTLLIQLQNAKQTIEIQKQKIVHLEDKVNILTDERNYLRERLKDALILKSTSERIPS